The following coding sequences are from one Oncorhynchus nerka isolate Pitt River linkage group LG6, Oner_Uvic_2.0, whole genome shotgun sequence window:
- the LOC135572144 gene encoding protocadherin alpha-2-like translates to MGRRRQREGVWIRCVALLCLFDWSAAQISYSVSEEVDKGTFVGNLAKDLNLNIQEIESRGLKIVSGQSKRYFEANLKTGVLFVNQRIDREELCPNTVKCSLNIQAILSHPVFLHRIEVNIIDVNDNAPSFLERYHTFNISESSSPGERYPLPIANDADTGSNSVKSYKLSPNEHFSLDVQSGGEQSVSAELVLQKALDREKQPVIQLTLTAVDGGKPPRSGTSQIIVHVIDVNDNSPTFSKSLYKVRINENVSLGTQLLKLEATDLDEGPHADILYSFMKRGNVNYADMFSIDSQSGAITVKANLDHEENAAYELRVQATDQGPTARSGYSKVLVEVTDLNDNAPEISVTSLINPVKEDADIGTVVALVTVTDKDGGKNGFSNSKLVGSVPFKLMSNHKNDYSLVVDGHLDRESATQYNVTITAKDEGTPPLSSTRVITVDVSDVNDNAPRFSEPIINVYVKENSPVGDVIYTMSAFDPDSDENAKMTYSLLDKSVSISSSVNINSDTGDIVSLQSFNYEEIKTFQFKVQATDSGVPPLSSNVTVNVFILDENDNSPGILAPYSDHGSVNSENIPYSAEVGYFVAKIRAVDSDSGYNALLSYHISEPKGTNLFRIGTSTGELRTKRRMSDNDLKTHPLVVLVSDNGEPSLSATVSIDVLVVESTGEIKTQLKNVPRKEESFSDLNLYLLIAIASVSVIFLLSLISLIAVKCHRTDDSFRMCSAPMITTHPDGSWSYSKSTQQYDVCFSSDTLKSDVVVFPAPYPPADAELISINGNDTFNSTQTLPNKDKVRVIFVTNV, encoded by the coding sequence aaacaggAGTCCTGTTCGTTAaccagagaatagacagagaagagctttgtcCGAATACGGTAAAGTGCTCTCTAAATATACAGGCCATATTGAGCCATCCTGTGTTTCTTCATCGCATTGAAGTAAATATTATTGACGTAAATGACAATGCACCGTCATTCCTTGAACGGTATCATACATTTAACATTTCAGAATCTTCTTCACCCGGTGAGAGATACCCTCTACCGATAGCGAATGACGCAGATACCGGCAGTAACTCGGTAAAGAGCTACAAGCTGAGCCCGAATGAACACTTCTCCCTGGATGTACAGAGCGGTGGAGAGCAGAGTGTGTCTGCTGAGTTGGTGCTGCAGAAAGCTTTAGACCGAGAGAAACAGCCCGTTATTCAGCTCACACTGACCGCTGTAGATGGAGGAAAACCTCCCAGATCTGGGACGTCACAAATCATTGTTCACGTAATAGATGTCAATGATAACTCGCCAACATTTAGCAAATCACTCTACAAGGTCCGTATTAATGAAAATGTATCGTTAGGGACACAACTATTGAAGTTAGAGGCTACAGATTTAGACGAGGGTCCACACGCTGACATTTTATATAGCTTTATGAAGCGTGGAAATGTGAACTATGCAGACATGTTCTCCATAGATTCACAAAGTGGTGCGATTACTGTCAAGGCGAATTTAGATCACGAGGAAAATGCAGCATATGAATTACGTGTGCAAGCGACGGACCAAGGCCCCACGGCCCGCAGTGGTTATTCTAAAGTGTTGGTTGAAGTTACTGATCTCAATGACAATGCTCCCGAAATATCTGTGACGTCATTAATAAACCCAGTAAAGGAGGATGCTGATATAGGGACCGTGGTTGCCTTGGTGACAGTTACAGATAAAGATGGAGGTAAAAATGGCTTCAGTAACAGTAAACTTGTAGGGTCTGTTCCTTTCAAACTGATGTCGAACCACAAAAACGATTATTCGTTAGTGGTAGACGGGCATCTGGACAGGGAGAGTGCTACTCAGTATAATGTCACCATCACAGCTAAGGATGAAGGGACTCCGCCTCTCTCCAGCACCAGAGTTATTACTGTAGACGTTTCTGATGTGAATGACAACGCTCCTCGCTTCTCAGAACCAATTATTAATGTTTATGTTAAAGAGAACAGTCCGGTAGGTGACGTCATTTATACGATGTCTGCTTTTGATCCTGATTCAGATGAAAATGCAAAGATGACGTATTCATTATTAGATAAAAGTGTTTCAATATCATCATCTGTAAATATAAACTCAGATACAGgagatatagtcagtctgcaGTCTTTTAACTACGAGGAGATAAAAACTTTCCAGTTTAAAGTTCAGGCCACagactctggtgttcctcctctcAGCAGCAACGTGACTGTGAACGTTTTTATCCTGGATGAGAATGACAACAGTCCTGGGATTCTCGCGCCCTATTCTGATCACGGCTCCGTTAACTCTGAGAACATTCCCTATTCTGCTGAAGTGGGCTACTTTGTGGCCAAGATCAGGGCTGTAGATTCCGACTCTGGCTACAATGCGCTGCTTTCTTATCACATCTCTGAGCCCAAGGGAACCAACCTCTTCCGAATCGGAACCAGCACCGGGGAGCTAAGGACTAAGAGGCGAATGAGTGACAATGACCTGAAAACTCACCCGTTGGTCGTGTTGGTTTCTGATAACGGAGAACCCTCACTGTCAGCGACTGTGTCTATTGATGTACTGGTGGTTGAAAGTACAGGTGAAATCAAGACTCAGTTAAAAAATGTACCGAGAAAGGAGGAGAGCTTCTCTGATTTAAACCTGTATTTGCTGATCGCCATTGCCTCGGTGTCAGTGATATTTTTATTGAGCCTGATCAGTTTAATAGCTGTAAAATGCCACAGGACAGACGACAGTTTCAGAATGTGCAGCGCCCCTATGATCACCACACACCCTGACGGGAGCTGGTCTTACTCTAAATCTACTCAGCAGTATGACGTGTGTTTCAGTTCGGACACACTGAAGAGTGACGTAGTGGTTTTCCCCGCACCGTATCCACCTGCAGATGCAGAACTGATCAGTATTAATGGAAATGACACGTTTAACAGCACTCAAACGTTACCCAACAAAGACAAGGTAAGAGTAATATTCGTCACGAATGTGTAA